CGCCCGCTCTTACGAGTTCCGGACCACGGTCGCCCCAGGCTTGACCGGAGAGGACCTTCTCGCCATCGCCCGCGAGATCCGGGGCGCACGGGGCTACGTGCTTCAGCGGTTCTTCGTCCCAAGGGGGAAGCGCCTGGTGGACGAGGGCTGGCGAACGCGGTCGGCATTGACCGGAGAAGAGCTCAAGATCGTGGCCGAAAAGATCTCTCGGCTCGTCCCGTGCACCGTCCGGGCCTAAGCTAATCCGACCCGGGCCCGCACCTCGCCCATCACCTCCCGGGCGATCCCCCTCGCCCGCTCCGCCCCGGCGGCCAGCACCTCGTCCACCTTTCCCGGCGCGAGGAGCTCCCGCCGTCGCTCCCGGATCGGGCGAAGCATGGCCATAAGGTGGGTGAACAACGTCTCCTTCAGGTTCTTGTAGAGGAGCTTCCCCTGCCGGTGCTCCGCCCTGAGCCCCTCCACCACCTCGGCCGGGGCCACCAGCTCCAGGATCGTGAACAGGTTCGCGACCCCGGGGGACATGTCCTGCCCGGGGATGAGGCCGACGTCGGTCACCGCCGACCGCACCTTCCTCTTGATGGATTCCTCCGGCTCCATCAGCCCCACGCAGTGATCGGGGCCCGCGGACTTGCTCATCTTCCGCTCCGGGTCGGCCAGGGACATGATCCGGGCCCCCTTGCCCAAAATGGGCTCCGGCTCCGGGAAGTACTGGCCGAACCGGTAGTTGAACCGACGCGCGATCCGGCGGGCCAGCTCAAGGTGCTGGACCTGGTCCTCCCCCACCGGCACGTGGTCCGCGCGGTACAGCAAGATGTCCGCCGCCTGGAGCACCGGGTAGTAGAACAGGCCCCCGTTCACGAACTCCTGCTCCGCCGCCTTCTGCTTGAACTGGGTCATGCGGGAGAGGTCCCCGAACGAGGTCACACAACCCAGGATCCAGGCGAGCTCGGTGTGCTCGGGCACGTCCGATTGGAGGAACAGGATCGCCCGCTCGGGGTCGATCCCGCAGGCGAGGAGGTCCAGAGCCAGCTCCCGGCGGGCCCGGCGGAGCTCGTCCGGCACGGTGTCCTCGTTCGTGAGGGCGTGGTAGTCCACGATGCAGTAAATGCAGTCGTTCCCTTCCTGAAGCTCGACCCACTGCCGGATGGCCCCGAAGTAGTTCCCGATGTGGAGCTCCCCTGTCGGTTGGATGCCAGAGAAGATACGCATGGCGACCTCCTGGCCGGGCAGTATAGGCGGTCGGTGGGAAACCGCAACCGTCCGTTTTGCCATCCCTGGCCGCTACGGCTAAAGTATGGGGTAGATGGCGGAATCGCTGGACGTAGTGATCCTGGCGGCGGGCAAGGGGACGCGGATGCGTTCCCATCGCCCCAAGGTCCTTCACCCCCTGGCCGGCCTGCCCCTCCTCGAATACCCAATCCGAGCCGCTTTGGCTTTGGCCCCCGCCCGTACGGTGGTGGTGGTGGGGTTCGGCGGGGACCAGGTCCGTGCCGCGTTCTCCGGGCGCCCTCTCCAGTTCGTGGACCAGGGCGACCCCCGCGGCACCGGCCACGCCTTGCTCGTGGCAAAGCCGGCGCTCTCCGCGCGCCGGACCCTGGTCCTCCCCGGCGACGTTCCCCTCGTGCCGCCGGCAGCCCTGCGGGCGCTCCTCGCCCATCACGGGGAGACCAAGGCGGAACTGTCCTTCCTTACCATGGAACCGCCCGATCCGTGCGCCTACGGCCGGGTGGTGCGGGAGGGCGGGCGCCCGGTGCGCATCGTGGAGGCCCAGGACGCCACCGCGGATGAACGGGCGATCCGCGAGGTCAACTCCGGGATCTATTGCCTGGAGAACACGCCCCACCTCTGGCAGGCCTTGGCAGGCCTTTCTGCGGACAACGCCAAAGCCGAGTACTACCTGACGGATTTGGTGGCCGTGTTCGCCCGCCAGGGGAAGGCGGCGGCCCTCCTCTGGCCGCACGCCGAGGACCTCATGGGGATCAACGACCGGGTTGACCTCGCCCGGGCCGAGGCCGCCCTGCGAACCCGCCTCCTCACCGCCCTCATGCGGGCCGGGGTCACCGTGGTCGACCCGGCCACGGTGTACATCTCCCCGGACGCCACGGTGGGGCCGGACACGGTCCTCCACCCCGGCACCCACCTCCTCGGCCGCACCGCCATCGGCGAGGGGTGTGCGATCGGCCCCGGGGCGTACCTGGTGGACACCGAGGTCGAGGCCGGGGCGCGGGTGTGGTATTCGGTGCTGGAGGGGGCGTACGTGGGGCCGGCGGCCCAGATCGGCCCCTACGCGCACCTCCGGCCGGGGGCGCGGATCGGAGCGAGGGCCCGGGTCGGGAACTTCGTGGAGGTGAAAGCGGCCTCCATCGGGGAGGGGGCTAAGGCTTCCCATCTCGCGTACATCGGTGATGCCGAGGTGGGGGCCGGGGCGAACATCGGGGCGGGGACCATTACCTGCAACTTGCAGCCCGGCCGCAAGGAGAAGCAGCGCACCGAGATCGGGCCGGGGGCCTTCATCGGCAGCAACGCCGCTCTCGTGGCCCCGGTTCGCATCGGCGAGGGGGCGGTGGTGGGGGCAGGTTCAGTGATCACCGCGGACGTTCCGCCCTATGCGCTCGCCGTTGAACGCTCCCCTCAGGTGGTCAAGCCTGGGTGGGCCAAGGAACGGGGGGAACAAGGTTGAACAAGTTAGGATTGCTGTCAGGCCGAGCGAACGTAACCCTCGCCCAAGAGGTGGCCAGGCTCCTCGGCGCCGAGCTGTGCCCGGCGGATTCGGAGGCCCTCACCCCGGGACGGTTCCCCGACGGGGAGGTCCGGGTGGAGATCCAGCAGACGGTGCGGGGCAAAGAGGTGTTCGTCTTCCAGCCCCTGTCTCCCCCGGTGAACGACCACCTGATGGAGCTCCTGCTCGTGGTGGACGCCCTGCGTCGGGCCTCGGCCCAGATGATCTGTGCGGTGATCCCGTACTTCGGCTATGCCCGTCAGGACCGGAAGAAGAAGGGGCGGGTGCCCATCTCCGCCCGCCTTGTAGCCAACATGCTCGAGGCGGCCGGCGTGCATCGGGTGCTGACGATGGAACTCCATGCCGGCCAAATCCAGGGGTTCTTCAACGTGCCCGTCGACCACCTGCGCAGCGACAAGCTGTTCGCCGACCACGTAAAGATGCGCTATCCCAAGCTCTTGACCAACCTGATGGTCGTCTCCCCCGATCTGGGCGGGGTGTGGCGGGCCCGTCGGCTGGGGCGGGAACTGGGAACCCCCATCGCCATCGTGGAGAAGCACCGCATCGGGATCCACGACGAGGAAGTGGAGGTGCAGTACGTCATCGGGGATGTGGACGGGCACGACGTGCTCCTGGTGGACGACATCCTCGCCACCGGGCACACCCTGGTCACCGCGGCGGAACGGCTGGTCGAGGCCGGGGCGACCCAGGTGTTCGCCGCCTGCACGCACGGCCTGTTCTGCGGCGACGCCCTGTCCGTCCTCGAACGATCCCCCTTGCAGAAGGTTTTCGTGACCGATACCATTTGCCCTCAGCATGTCCAGGGCCATCCCAAGGTCGAGGTCGTGTCGGTGGCCCAACTGATAGCGGACGCCATCCGGCGGATCTACAACCGCCAATCGGTAAGCGACCTGTTGGTGCGTAGCTAGGAGGACATCCATGTTGGTGAAAGCGATGCGGCGGCCCCTCAACGTGAACCCCAAGGCCCTTCGGCGCCAGGGCCAAGTCCCGGCGGTGCTCTACGGCGCACATGTCGAACCGGTGCACATCACCATCTCCGAGAAGGACCTGGTGAACCTGTTCGATCATGTGACCCGGTCCACCATGGTCGAGGTCCAGGTCGACC
This sequence is a window from Candidatus Acetothermia bacterium. Protein-coding genes within it:
- the trpS gene encoding tryptophan--tRNA ligase — protein: MRIFSGIQPTGELHIGNYFGAIRQWVELQEGNDCIYCIVDYHALTNEDTVPDELRRARRELALDLLACGIDPERAILFLQSDVPEHTELAWILGCVTSFGDLSRMTQFKQKAAEQEFVNGGLFYYPVLQAADILLYRADHVPVGEDQVQHLELARRIARRFNYRFGQYFPEPEPILGKGARIMSLADPERKMSKSAGPDHCVGLMEPEESIKRKVRSAVTDVGLIPGQDMSPGVANLFTILELVAPAEVVEGLRAEHRQGKLLYKNLKETLFTHLMAMLRPIRERRRELLAPGKVDEVLAAGAERARGIAREVMGEVRARVGLA
- the glmU gene encoding bifunctional UDP-N-acetylglucosamine diphosphorylase/glucosamine-1-phosphate N-acetyltransferase GlmU; protein product: MAESLDVVILAAGKGTRMRSHRPKVLHPLAGLPLLEYPIRAALALAPARTVVVVGFGGDQVRAAFSGRPLQFVDQGDPRGTGHALLVAKPALSARRTLVLPGDVPLVPPAALRALLAHHGETKAELSFLTMEPPDPCAYGRVVREGGRPVRIVEAQDATADERAIREVNSGIYCLENTPHLWQALAGLSADNAKAEYYLTDLVAVFARQGKAAALLWPHAEDLMGINDRVDLARAEAALRTRLLTALMRAGVTVVDPATVYISPDATVGPDTVLHPGTHLLGRTAIGEGCAIGPGAYLVDTEVEAGARVWYSVLEGAYVGPAAQIGPYAHLRPGARIGARARVGNFVEVKAASIGEGAKASHLAYIGDAEVGAGANIGAGTITCNLQPGRKEKQRTEIGPGAFIGSNAALVAPVRIGEGAVVGAGSVITADVPPYALAVERSPQVVKPGWAKERGEQG
- a CDS encoding ribose-phosphate pyrophosphokinase, producing MNKLGLLSGRANVTLAQEVARLLGAELCPADSEALTPGRFPDGEVRVEIQQTVRGKEVFVFQPLSPPVNDHLMELLLVVDALRRASAQMICAVIPYFGYARQDRKKKGRVPISARLVANMLEAAGVHRVLTMELHAGQIQGFFNVPVDHLRSDKLFADHVKMRYPKLLTNLMVVSPDLGGVWRARRLGRELGTPIAIVEKHRIGIHDEEVEVQYVIGDVDGHDVLLVDDILATGHTLVTAAERLVEAGATQVFAACTHGLFCGDALSVLERSPLQKVFVTDTICPQHVQGHPKVEVVSVAQLIADAIRRIYNRQSVSDLLVRS